Proteins from one Thaumasiovibrio subtropicus genomic window:
- a CDS encoding peptidoglycan binding protein CsiV, which produces MILVIGMLASTSAMARQFDIEVILFKRNIQPEATSEMWPEELPVIQYQNAIDINDRTAMSSHGAGQLGSGSKYLRRQYEALESHAGFTPLAHMVWRQGDRGKRTAPVLHVQQGQDFSTQYYDNGLSRAANPNLGESGGSFITIDTADFNDPSLPQLEGKIQVYVQHYLFIETQLDLRIPSRKEIVVGSQIGTDSPIATPNNAEGIDLDPSLVSLDDAASGLNHLQRVERQVEIQDYLKTYRMDQRRRMRSGETHYLDHPLMGMIIQVRRVG; this is translated from the coding sequence ATGATACTGGTCATCGGCATGCTAGCAAGTACGTCAGCGATGGCCCGTCAGTTCGACATCGAAGTCATTCTCTTTAAGCGGAATATTCAACCCGAAGCCACTAGCGAAATGTGGCCTGAAGAACTGCCTGTCATTCAGTACCAAAATGCGATTGATATTAACGATCGTACCGCGATGTCCTCCCACGGTGCGGGTCAGTTAGGGAGTGGGTCTAAATATCTCCGACGCCAATATGAAGCGCTGGAAAGCCATGCTGGCTTTACCCCACTTGCCCATATGGTGTGGCGCCAAGGAGACCGTGGAAAACGCACAGCACCTGTTTTGCACGTGCAACAAGGGCAAGACTTCAGTACTCAATACTATGATAACGGGCTATCGCGTGCGGCGAATCCTAACTTGGGTGAGTCTGGTGGATCTTTCATCACCATCGATACAGCAGATTTTAACGACCCCTCTCTACCACAGTTAGAAGGCAAGATTCAGGTTTATGTGCAGCACTATCTGTTTATAGAGACACAGTTAGATTTACGTATCCCGAGTCGAAAAGAGATCGTCGTAGGCAGTCAAATCGGTACTGACAGTCCTATTGCAACGCCTAACAACGCAGAAGGCATAGACCTCGACCCGTCTCTCGTCTCTCTAGACGACGCCGCGAGCGGATTGAACCACCTGCAGCGTGTTGAGCGTCAAGTGGAAATCCAAGACTACTTGAAGACTTATCGTATGGACCAACGCCGTCGGATGCGCAGTGGTGAAACCCATTATCTTGACCATCCATTAATGGGAATGATTATTCAAGTACGCCGCGTCGGTTAA
- a CDS encoding GNAT family N-acetyltransferase: MKWHLNSSRLHIRPLKDCDLYPFKDAVNASLETLSPWLEWCQSPFDTDTALQWVKLSQQHWIIGNSYELGLFLRHDDSLVGAVTIDCINTFFNQANLGYWIHQDHNGQGFATEAVEAIKAFAFEQLGLTRLELIIHPENCASIKVAHSVHAEQECLAKNRLYFKRRPVDAWVYSLTP, encoded by the coding sequence ATGAAATGGCATTTGAACAGCTCACGTTTACATATTCGTCCATTGAAGGACTGTGACCTCTACCCGTTCAAAGATGCCGTTAACGCCTCACTTGAGACCTTGTCTCCATGGCTAGAGTGGTGCCAGTCCCCATTTGATACCGATACCGCTTTGCAGTGGGTTAAACTCAGCCAACAACACTGGATCATCGGCAACAGCTATGAACTGGGCCTCTTTCTACGTCACGATGATAGCTTGGTGGGTGCCGTCACCATTGATTGTATCAACACCTTTTTCAATCAAGCCAACCTCGGCTACTGGATTCATCAAGACCATAATGGGCAAGGTTTTGCCACGGAAGCGGTCGAAGCGATTAAAGCCTTTGCCTTTGAACAGCTCGGATTAACCCGATTAGAGTTAATTATTCATCCAGAAAACTGCGCCAGTATTAAAGTTGCTCATTCCGTCCATGCAGAACAAGAGTGCTTAGCAAAGAACCGCCTCTACTTCAAACGCCGCCCTGTTGATGCTTGGGTATACTCGCTGACGCCGTAA
- a CDS encoding alpha/beta hydrolase family protein, which produces MKLKISIAAVMFAIVSILFLLPEPTPPAPSGKATVGVTQFELQNEERWIQVSTWYPVSQYDPEKVFAYRPSWVGKALAEQQNLPEALMGEMLHSYSHLDAEVMNGKHPVIIFNHGYATYPRLYMSMFEQLASEGFIVMAIGHPGDSLIIRNAAGEFFPHSEAAKLPAINADLINQLHSVSRTMAAQTDRQKWHQSMTDYKSSPLMAPGLTRYPHWIANNLLLLDSLAAIETGGIPGPLRGHLDLENIGTLGHSFGGAVAVNLALSQSQIKAGLNLDGPQINFSPQQTIDKPLCFFYGDQTEITYAAFPWLNDALWEEASVTKCSVTFEGAGHNNFSDLTYNPYVKYMGLTGNGDGNELGNQINQGIVAFFNQQLRQQHAWPPQGALMKISQTN; this is translated from the coding sequence ATGAAACTTAAGATCTCGATAGCCGCTGTGATGTTTGCAATTGTCAGCATACTATTCCTACTTCCTGAGCCGACGCCACCAGCACCGAGTGGGAAGGCAACGGTTGGGGTGACACAATTTGAACTACAGAACGAAGAACGTTGGATACAGGTCAGCACTTGGTATCCAGTCAGCCAGTATGATCCCGAAAAAGTGTTTGCTTACCGACCAAGCTGGGTTGGTAAAGCGCTTGCCGAGCAACAAAACCTCCCGGAAGCACTTATGGGTGAAATGCTCCACTCATACTCTCATCTCGATGCGGAAGTGATGAATGGTAAACATCCCGTGATCATCTTTAATCACGGCTACGCCACGTACCCACGCCTCTATATGTCCATGTTTGAGCAACTCGCCAGTGAGGGTTTCATTGTCATGGCCATTGGTCATCCGGGTGACAGCTTGATTATTCGCAATGCCGCGGGCGAGTTTTTCCCGCACAGTGAAGCTGCGAAGCTACCCGCGATAAACGCAGACTTGATTAATCAGCTTCACAGCGTATCGAGAACTATGGCAGCGCAAACTGACCGCCAGAAGTGGCATCAAAGCATGACAGATTACAAATCATCACCGCTAATGGCCCCTGGGCTAACGCGTTATCCGCATTGGATTGCCAACAACTTGCTATTGCTCGATAGCTTAGCGGCCATTGAGACAGGTGGCATCCCCGGCCCATTGCGCGGCCATTTGGACCTCGAGAATATTGGTACCTTAGGGCATTCATTTGGTGGCGCCGTCGCCGTAAACCTTGCACTTTCTCAATCACAAATTAAGGCAGGGCTGAACTTGGATGGCCCACAGATTAACTTTTCTCCGCAGCAGACGATCGATAAGCCGCTCTGCTTTTTCTATGGCGATCAAACTGAGATCACTTACGCGGCATTCCCTTGGCTCAATGACGCCTTGTGGGAGGAAGCAAGTGTGACTAAATGCTCTGTGACGTTCGAAGGGGCTGGTCACAACAACTTTAGCGATTTAACCTATAACCCTTATGTTAAATACATGGGGCTTACGGGTAACGGTGACGGCAACGAACTCGGCAATCAAATTAATCAAGGGATTGTCGCTTTCTTTAACCAACAACTTCGCCAACAACATGCGTGGCCCCCTCAAGGAGCACTGATGAAAATCAGCCAGACAAACTAA
- a CDS encoding PadR family transcriptional regulator, translating to MLDKVILGLLAFQGQSLYDLKKIMEESTSLFFSASTGSLHPALKKLENGGLINVEERLQGERVKKIYSRTQAGSDAFQAWITEPVANMKVKDEGLLRLYFFGQIEGDVAPFIQRYINEADQWIETLSTLYDYVKTIEVEPDYQKVYFFEMATLKYGLDSLKFAKQWYVDLLDEYRQAGLS from the coding sequence ATGCTTGATAAAGTCATTCTTGGCCTACTGGCTTTTCAAGGGCAAAGCCTTTATGACCTTAAAAAAATCATGGAGGAGAGCACGTCACTGTTTTTCAGTGCAAGCACTGGTAGCCTTCACCCAGCCCTAAAAAAGCTCGAAAACGGTGGTCTAATAAACGTAGAAGAACGCCTGCAAGGCGAACGAGTGAAGAAAATTTACTCTAGGACACAAGCGGGCAGCGATGCGTTTCAAGCGTGGATAACAGAGCCTGTTGCTAACATGAAAGTGAAAGACGAAGGCTTACTTCGTCTCTACTTTTTTGGCCAGATCGAAGGCGACGTCGCGCCTTTTATTCAACGTTATATTAATGAGGCGGACCAGTGGATTGAGACCCTCTCAACCCTCTATGACTATGTAAAAACCATTGAGGTAGAGCCTGACTATCAAAAGGTGTACTTTTTTGAAATGGCGACGCTTAAGTACGGCTTAGACTCACTCAAGTTTGCTAAACAGTGGTATGTAGACTTACTTGACGAGTACCGACAAGCGGGACTGAGCTAG
- a CDS encoding nitrous oxide-stimulated promoter family protein: MQQGKHTVTDDFIPLHNGLGKEFKTVTAMIDIYCRAHHRTSTTCTECESLKHYANVRLDRCPYGESKPTCNRCPIHCYKQKEKAMMKAIMRFSGPRMLLHHPLLAIRHLIHERRKEVPAKPPKHRSNRYIRLQQQD; this comes from the coding sequence ATGCAGCAAGGAAAACACACCGTGACCGACGACTTCATCCCACTTCACAATGGGTTAGGCAAAGAATTCAAAACCGTGACGGCCATGATCGATATCTATTGCCGAGCCCATCATCGCACATCAACAACCTGTACCGAGTGTGAGTCGCTAAAGCACTATGCCAATGTCCGACTAGACCGCTGCCCCTATGGGGAAAGCAAACCAACGTGTAATCGCTGTCCGATCCACTGCTATAAGCAGAAGGAAAAAGCCATGATGAAAGCCATCATGCGCTTTTCTGGACCAAGAATGCTACTCCATCACCCCTTACTCGCAATTCGTCACCTGATCCATGAGCGTAGAAAAGAGGTACCTGCCAAACCGCCTAAGCATCGTTCCAATCGCTACATCAGATTACAACAACAAGATTAG